Proteins encoded by one window of Chitinophagales bacterium:
- a CDS encoding ATP-binding protein has product MVALITLRDMLFSSRPENINLIEALVEELKTELKLTEETEANMLVSLSEAVNNAIFHGNKSDPLKTVRVCVEKIEKEIVFSVEDQGVGFDLLCVRDPTAIENLDKPTGRGIFLMRNLCDKMEYFDGGRKVVMSFLIT; this is encoded by the coding sequence ATGGTTGCGTTAATTACTTTGCGCGATATGCTATTCTCATCCAGGCCCGAGAATATCAATCTTATTGAAGCATTGGTAGAAGAACTCAAGACAGAACTCAAACTGACTGAAGAAACTGAAGCCAATATGCTTGTTTCCCTGAGTGAGGCTGTTAACAATGCCATTTTTCATGGGAATAAGTCAGACCCATTAAAAACTGTAAGGGTTTGTGTCGAAAAAATAGAAAAGGAAATAGTCTTTTCTGTTGAAGATCAAGGTGTTGGATTTGACTTGTTATGCGTCAGAGATCCCACCGCTATTGAAAACCTTGACAAACCTACCGGACGAGGAATATTCCTGATGCGTAACCTCTGCGATAAAATGGAATATTTTGATGGCGGAAGAAAAGTAGTCATGAGTTTCCTTATTACCTGA
- the ybeY gene encoding rRNA maturation RNase YbeY — translation MPISFNYQFRKHLLTGKAQVINWILLVSYLEKKEVDNINYILCDDAYLLKLNKQFLHHSTLTDIITFDNSTKRKIAAEIYISTERVHENAISYRTSFREELRRVIIHGVLHCIGYSDKTQRQRLIMRKKEQEYLRLYKEMK, via the coding sequence ATGCCCATTTCCTTCAACTATCAATTCAGAAAGCACCTGCTGACAGGGAAAGCGCAGGTTATAAACTGGATACTGCTTGTTTCTTACCTCGAAAAAAAAGAAGTAGATAATATCAATTACATCCTATGCGATGATGCCTACCTGTTAAAACTGAACAAGCAATTCCTGCATCATTCAACACTCACTGATATTATTACTTTCGATAATTCCACCAAAAGGAAAATTGCCGCGGAAATCTATATTAGCACAGAACGTGTTCATGAAAACGCGATAAGCTATCGCACCTCATTTCGTGAAGAACTTCGCCGGGTTATTATACATGGTGTGCTTCATTGTATCGGTTATTCAGATAAAACGCAGCGGCAAAGACTTATCATGAGAAAGAAGGAACAGGAATATCTTCGGCTTTATAAAGAGATGAAGTGA
- the mnmG gene encoding tRNA uridine-5-carboxymethylaminomethyl(34) synthesis enzyme MnmG: MFNKYDIIVVGAGHAGCEAAAAAANMGSKVLLITMNMQTIAQMSCNPAMGGVAKGQIVREIDALGGYSGIVTDKSAIQFRMLNRSKGPAMWSPRAQNDRMLFAQEWRLMLENTKYVDFFQDMVRAININDGRVTGVVTGLGLEIDADAVILTNGTFLNGIIHIGEKQFGGGRMAEKASSGLTEQLIEAGFESGRMKTGTPPRVDGRSLDYDRMEEQQGDENPGKFSYKGTQVLTRQKSCFITYTDQSVHEILKTGFAQSPMFAGRIKGVGPRYCPSIEDKINRFADKERHQLFVEPEGWNTIEIYLNGFSTSLPEAVQYKALKKIAGFENVKMFRPGYAIEYDYFPPHQLKLSLETQLIENLFFAGQINGTTGYEEAACQGLMAGINAHRKINQLEAVVLKRSEAYIGVLIDDLINKGTDEPYRMFTSRAEYRILLRQDNADIRLTALGHGIGLADNERMFRVKQKMNLLDKVLLAFKSVKVEPAEINEFLLAKGTSPLKERTTLFSVLSRPQIDLTSLTKVIIAVQSIVAGLEPEILEEAEILMKYEGYIEKEKEMVSKIGRLEDVPIVPHFDYSTIKSLSMEARQKLSSIKPATLGQASRISGVSPSDISVLMVYLGR, translated from the coding sequence TTGTTTAATAAATACGATATCATTGTAGTTGGTGCAGGTCATGCTGGTTGCGAAGCGGCGGCGGCGGCGGCAAATATGGGATCAAAGGTTTTACTGATCACCATGAATATGCAAACAATTGCACAGATGAGCTGCAATCCCGCCATGGGAGGCGTAGCCAAAGGACAGATTGTAAGAGAAATTGACGCTCTCGGAGGATATTCCGGAATCGTAACAGATAAGAGCGCGATACAATTCAGAATGCTCAATCGTTCCAAGGGCCCTGCCATGTGGAGCCCGCGCGCACAGAATGACCGGATGTTGTTCGCACAGGAATGGCGCCTCATGCTTGAAAACACAAAATATGTTGACTTCTTTCAAGATATGGTAAGAGCCATTAATATTAATGATGGCCGTGTTACCGGAGTAGTTACTGGTTTGGGGTTAGAAATTGACGCCGACGCTGTTATCCTGACAAATGGTACATTTCTCAATGGCATCATACATATTGGTGAAAAGCAGTTTGGCGGCGGCAGAATGGCAGAGAAAGCATCCTCCGGCTTAACAGAGCAATTGATTGAAGCAGGATTCGAAAGCGGCAGGATGAAAACAGGCACACCACCAAGGGTTGATGGAAGGTCGCTTGATTATGACAGGATGGAAGAGCAGCAGGGAGACGAAAATCCCGGTAAATTCTCTTACAAGGGCACACAGGTACTTACCAGGCAAAAGTCATGTTTCATTACCTATACGGATCAGTCAGTACATGAAATTCTGAAAACCGGTTTCGCGCAGTCGCCCATGTTTGCCGGTAGAATTAAGGGTGTTGGTCCAAGATATTGCCCTTCTATTGAAGATAAGATCAACAGGTTTGCGGATAAGGAACGGCATCAGCTCTTTGTTGAACCGGAAGGTTGGAATACCATTGAGATCTATCTGAATGGTTTTTCCACTTCTCTGCCTGAAGCGGTGCAATACAAAGCCCTGAAAAAAATTGCCGGCTTCGAAAATGTAAAGATGTTCAGGCCGGGCTATGCTATTGAATACGACTACTTTCCGCCGCATCAGTTAAAACTGAGCCTTGAAACGCAACTGATTGAAAATTTATTCTTTGCCGGACAGATCAATGGAACAACCGGCTATGAAGAGGCCGCCTGCCAGGGACTTATGGCAGGTATCAATGCACATCGTAAAATCAATCAGCTGGAAGCGGTGGTCTTAAAGCGGTCGGAAGCCTACATTGGCGTACTTATAGATGATCTGATCAATAAGGGTACCGATGAGCCTTATCGGATGTTTACATCGCGGGCTGAATACCGAATTTTATTGAGGCAGGATAATGCCGATATCAGGCTCACTGCTCTTGGTCATGGCATCGGGCTTGCAGACAATGAAAGGATGTTCCGCGTGAAACAAAAGATGAATTTACTGGATAAAGTGCTCCTTGCCTTTAAGAGCGTTAAAGTGGAGCCGGCTGAAATCAATGAATTCCTGCTGGCAAAAGGAACTTCACCACTCAAGGAACGGACAACATTATTTTCAGTGCTGAGTCGCCCACAGATTGATCTGACTTCACTTACCAAAGTTATTATAGCCGTGCAAAGCATCGTGGCAGGTCTTGAACCGGAAATTCTGGAAGAAGCGGAAATTCTGATGAAGTATGAAGGATACATTGAAAAGGAGAAGGAAATGGTGTCAAAAATCGGAAGGCTGGAAGATGTACCTATAGTGCCACATTTTGATTATTCAACGATTAAATCACTTTCCATGGAAGCACGGCAAAAATTAAGCAGCATTAAGCCCGCTACACTTGGACAAGCGAGCAGAATCAGCGGCGTTTCACCCAGCGATATCTCAGTGCTAATGGTTTATTTGGGAAGATAG
- a CDS encoding acyl-CoA thioesterase — protein sequence MKNFRLKIPLAIRFVDFDSLGHVNNANYLTYFEIARIRYFEEIIAEGRVDWKKEGIILARAVIEYRQPINGYDGYFISIRCSRLGTKSFDFDYLITKETDAGDITIAEGSTVMVCFDYELQQTINMKEAWKSAIEKFEG from the coding sequence ATGAAAAACTTCAGATTGAAAATTCCGCTTGCAATTCGCTTTGTCGACTTTGATTCATTGGGTCATGTAAATAATGCCAATTACCTCACCTACTTTGAAATTGCCCGCATTCGTTATTTTGAAGAAATTATTGCCGAAGGAAGGGTAGACTGGAAAAAGGAAGGGATCATTCTTGCACGGGCGGTGATTGAATACCGTCAGCCAATTAACGGCTACGATGGTTACTTCATTTCAATTCGGTGTTCACGCCTTGGAACCAAGAGTTTTGATTTTGATTACCTGATTACGAAAGAAACAGATGCGGGGGACATCACTATTGCAGAAGGATCAACAGTAATGGTTTGTTTTGATTATGAATTGCAGCAAACAATTAACATGAAGGAAGCCTGGAAGTCAGCTATTGAAAAATTTGAAGGGTAA